A window of Cohnella herbarum contains these coding sequences:
- a CDS encoding AraC family transcriptional regulator gives MVESWMNGISPLVRAARIMKSSSLTGEWMDHDHVFTYIEQGEAEFFLSGVKYEAREGDILLMHPFMSHIIRSTSSVPLIQYIFHFDLYYDEERSLLKYTNATKRMRKKVVDREMKLVSIIPISHLQLADRIDLKKRFLLLHKEFLDKRPGGSLMMKAICLELLHVFLRNQADRKDEEGKMTKGWAIIERAINYIHDRFSDPQLNNASISEHAGVSTNHLSHLFKKRLGISIHKYVTHIRIEQAKKRIVGGELTLTEVADEVGFSSIHLFSRSFKAAVGIMPSKFTAMQSAFGAKELKQHLDSQDRE, from the coding sequence ATGGTTGAGTCGTGGATGAACGGCATATCCCCTTTAGTCAGAGCCGCGAGAATCATGAAATCCAGCTCGTTAACTGGGGAATGGATGGACCATGATCACGTTTTTACGTATATCGAGCAAGGGGAAGCGGAATTTTTCCTGAGCGGCGTGAAATACGAGGCCCGGGAGGGCGATATTTTGCTTATGCATCCCTTCATGTCCCATATCATTAGATCGACCTCGTCCGTCCCATTAATTCAATACATTTTTCACTTTGACCTATATTACGACGAAGAGCGGAGCTTGTTGAAGTATACGAACGCGACGAAGCGGATGAGAAAGAAGGTCGTCGACAGGGAGATGAAGCTGGTCTCGATCATTCCGATCTCCCATTTGCAATTGGCGGACCGAATCGATTTGAAGAAGCGGTTTCTGCTTCTGCATAAGGAATTTCTGGATAAACGGCCGGGCGGCTCCCTAATGATGAAAGCCATTTGCCTGGAATTGCTGCACGTCTTCTTGAGAAACCAAGCGGATCGCAAGGATGAAGAAGGCAAAATGACAAAAGGATGGGCGATTATCGAAAGAGCGATTAACTATATTCACGATCGCTTTTCCGACCCTCAGCTTAACAATGCGTCGATCAGCGAGCATGCCGGGGTGTCCACGAACCATTTGTCACACTTGTTCAAGAAGCGGCTCGGCATATCGATTCATAAGTACGTGACGCATATTCGGATCGAGCAAGCGAAAAAAAGAATCGTCGGCGGAGAGCTTACTTTGACCGAAGTCGCGGACGAGGTCGGATTTTCCAGTATTCATTTATTCAGCCGGTCGTTCAAAGCGGCGGTCGGAATTATGCCCAGCAAGTTCACGGCGATGCAATCCGCATTCGGGGCGAAGGAATTGAAGCAGCACTTAGACTCGCAAGACAGAGAGTGA
- a CDS encoding sugar phosphate isomerase/epimerase family protein: MIRGLTRAGLGIIESNERFIADAARFGFQAIDLNPVHFIKECGLDKAEHLLESKGVMIGSIDLDVDWRSSEERFREGLKALPEAAEAAISLGCFKCCTYILPSTDEAAAPFMAAATRRLRLCADILGAYGIRLGLEFVGSRHLRTQWANPFLWTMDDTLDWIETIGARNAGLLIDSYHWHTNGLAVDDLLKLKPADIVHVHINDAKAGPIENLLDDDRLYPGEGVIDLHGFLQGLRAAGYTGVVAQEVLGSHSSASMEELLARSKAGFDKVFANI; this comes from the coding sequence GTGATTAGAGGATTAACGAGGGCGGGTCTGGGAATTATCGAATCCAATGAGCGCTTTATTGCCGACGCGGCCCGATTCGGCTTTCAAGCGATCGATCTTAATCCGGTTCATTTTATTAAGGAATGCGGACTGGACAAAGCGGAGCACTTGCTGGAAAGCAAAGGGGTCATGATCGGTTCCATCGATTTGGACGTCGATTGGCGATCTAGCGAAGAACGATTTCGGGAAGGTTTGAAAGCTCTGCCGGAAGCTGCCGAAGCGGCTATATCTTTAGGCTGCTTCAAGTGCTGTACGTATATTTTGCCTTCCACCGATGAGGCGGCCGCTCCTTTCATGGCAGCTGCGACGCGCCGATTGAGGCTATGCGCCGATATTCTGGGAGCTTACGGCATTCGTCTCGGATTGGAATTCGTCGGCAGCCGGCACTTGCGGACGCAATGGGCTAACCCGTTCCTATGGACAATGGACGACACGCTCGATTGGATCGAGACGATCGGGGCTCGGAATGCGGGCTTGCTGATCGATTCCTATCATTGGCATACGAACGGACTGGCGGTAGACGATCTATTGAAATTAAAGCCGGCGGATATCGTCCACGTTCACATCAACGATGCCAAGGCCGGACCGATCGAGAATCTGTTGGATGACGATCGCTTGTATCCGGGCGAGGGAGTCATCGATTTGCACGGCTTTCTGCAAGGCTTGCGGGCGGCGGGATATACCGGTGTCGTCGCGCAAGAAGTGTTGGGCTCGCATTCTTCCGCAAGCATGGAAGAGCTGTTGGCAAGATCCAAGGCAGGATTTGACAAGGTTTTCGCTAATATATAG
- a CDS encoding zinc-dependent alcohol dehydrogenase, translated as MIIRKIMFVSPYQVETVEDDFSPPALADHEVLVKLIYSLISPGTELAMLSGKEQWAKLPVCPGYASVSRVVEVGSGVADFKPGDTVFHYGSHSEYQVVSANPMFIKPPADLDLRWVPFTRMATVAFTAVRVSDIEVGDFVSVTGLGLVGNLAAQLARLQGAFVIGVDLSSKRIETANRCGVDYALNGGNGGVKEQILALTGGQGVSTQIEATGVPQVGVESLEWIGSLGEIVFLGSPRGEFNADVTDVLNYCHLYNRGCITFKGGHEWRYPMEPNSFVKHSLVRNSKIVFELMKQNRLQIEPLLSHVIKPEQAKEAYDGLRNNKDGFNGVLFDWS; from the coding sequence CCGGCGCTGGCCGATCACGAAGTGCTCGTCAAGCTGATTTATTCGCTCATCAGCCCGGGGACGGAGCTGGCGATGTTGTCCGGCAAGGAGCAATGGGCCAAATTGCCGGTTTGTCCGGGTTACGCGAGCGTAAGCCGCGTCGTTGAAGTCGGGTCGGGAGTCGCGGACTTCAAGCCGGGAGATACCGTGTTCCATTACGGAAGCCATTCGGAATATCAAGTGGTATCCGCCAATCCCATGTTCATCAAGCCTCCGGCCGACCTTGATTTAAGATGGGTGCCGTTTACCCGGATGGCGACCGTCGCGTTTACGGCGGTGCGCGTTTCCGATATCGAAGTCGGAGATTTCGTCAGCGTAACGGGATTAGGCTTGGTGGGAAACTTGGCCGCTCAGTTGGCTCGTCTTCAGGGAGCCTTCGTCATCGGCGTCGATCTGTCGTCCAAACGGATCGAAACCGCGAATCGATGCGGCGTAGATTACGCGCTTAACGGCGGGAATGGAGGGGTAAAGGAGCAAATCCTGGCGTTGACGGGAGGGCAGGGCGTGTCGACGCAGATCGAAGCGACGGGCGTACCCCAAGTTGGCGTGGAAAGCCTCGAGTGGATCGGGAGCTTGGGTGAGATCGTTTTCCTGGGCAGCCCTCGCGGGGAGTTCAACGCGGACGTGACGGACGTTCTGAATTATTGCCATCTTTACAATCGGGGCTGCATTACGTTTAAGGGGGGGCATGAATGGCGGTATCCGATGGAGCCGAACTCGTTCGTGAAGCATTCGTTAGTCCGCAATTCCAAAATCGTGTTCGAATTGATGAAGCAAAACCGATTGCAAATCGAGCCGTTGCTAAGCCATGTGATCAAGCCGGAACAGGCGAAAGAAGCTTACGACGGCCTAAGAAACAACAAGGACGGCTTCAATGGCGTTTTGTTCGATTGGTCCTAG
- a CDS encoding LacI family DNA-binding transcriptional regulator, protein MSSKVTLQQIADTVGLSKFAVSRALAGKSGVTPVTRDKIIEAATKLGYFSQHSKSHKTKTKDRSIQSASPAKKVIAVVIPNLRDQTKDNPYWGKILEGITESVEKAGLNMIIMTEQLSDHLFSAINQKGLLGYICVGFIPTQIVLEISNLGLPFVLVDHEDPLIPSDSIFMNNFDCTRQLTNYLIGLGHTSLQFVGDTSIIRSYYDRWKGYSAALVDNGIESRQHPDLLKLFDLRPEKVREAALNQIKILQAKNQLPTAFVCINDYMASDMIHSLQQLGLQVPRDCSVTGFDDLDVNSLGITTIYSAKNSLGSRAVEMLQRRAENPESDYERILFAGRMIIKKTTSAPRN, encoded by the coding sequence ATGTCTAGCAAAGTCACGCTGCAACAGATCGCCGATACCGTCGGCTTATCCAAGTTCGCCGTTTCGCGGGCGCTCGCGGGAAAATCCGGAGTGACCCCCGTTACCCGGGACAAAATCATAGAAGCCGCCACGAAGCTCGGTTATTTTTCCCAACACTCAAAATCTCACAAGACGAAAACCAAGGACCGCTCGATCCAGAGCGCCTCTCCCGCCAAGAAAGTGATCGCGGTGGTCATTCCGAACTTAAGGGATCAGACCAAGGACAATCCGTATTGGGGAAAAATTCTCGAAGGAATAACGGAAAGCGTCGAAAAAGCGGGATTAAATATGATCATCATGACCGAGCAACTGTCCGATCATTTATTTTCGGCCATTAACCAGAAAGGCCTGCTCGGCTACATATGCGTCGGGTTCATCCCCACGCAAATCGTGCTGGAAATTAGCAATCTCGGCCTCCCTTTCGTGTTGGTCGACCATGAAGATCCGTTGATTCCGTCGGATTCGATTTTCATGAACAACTTCGATTGCACAAGACAGCTAACGAATTATTTGATCGGTCTCGGCCACACGTCCCTGCAATTCGTTGGCGACACTTCCATCATCAGAAGCTACTATGACAGATGGAAGGGTTATTCCGCGGCTTTGGTGGATAACGGCATCGAATCGCGCCAACACCCCGACCTGCTCAAATTATTCGATTTGCGACCGGAAAAGGTACGCGAAGCGGCGTTGAACCAAATCAAAATACTCCAGGCCAAAAATCAGCTTCCCACGGCTTTCGTTTGCATTAACGATTACATGGCCAGCGACATGATCCATTCGCTTCAGCAATTGGGACTTCAAGTTCCGCGCGATTGTTCCGTGACCGGATTCGACGATCTTGACGTGAATTCCCTCGGGATTACGACGATTTATAGCGCCAAGAACTCGCTCGGCAGTCGAGCGGTAGAAATGCTGCAAAGGCGCGCCGAAAATCCCGAATCGGATTACGAGCGAATTCTGTTCGCCGGCAGGATGATCATTAAAAAAACGACAAGCGCCCCGAGAAACTAA
- a CDS encoding ABC transporter substrate-binding protein, with the protein MKALKAFLSLGLVIAIIVATAACSSGNSSSESSAGSVGGGEVQQSEQNKENGSEKEVTIRYMRWASGEEEVNFRGWLDEFENAHPNIKVESEFLPYETYSSKVKTDLISGNAPDVIAFSSSEWFAYIYSNVFLDLNTLPGAKEAFGQLTEDSVAAFNVEGAQLGAPIGVGRRVPFINKDLFDKANVPLPSQTEPMTALQWVEMMKKVQAGLEGDMMAANLFPEELLYSLALSAGSPVLSQDGKKVLVNTPDGVKAIQAFKDIMASGAQVPILDVWKGAYGNPDSAISTGKVAIGWTGTWSVKALKEANINYMSIPAPIVEGGKVTQVGYLNSHAIPSASKNQEAAWELVKWMISKEGQLSFGKFSDLPVHKEALDETQKALEAEDPNAFAGFAAAKASVVPTPPFPSDFDTLRTGLQSKLVSGKVTAQQFAEQLVQEGQPMLDVYQANIGK; encoded by the coding sequence ATGAAAGCTTTGAAAGCGTTTTTATCTCTAGGTTTGGTAATCGCTATAATTGTGGCAACGGCGGCATGTTCATCTGGAAATTCCTCCTCTGAGTCGAGCGCGGGCAGCGTCGGCGGAGGCGAGGTACAACAGAGCGAGCAGAACAAAGAGAATGGTTCCGAGAAGGAAGTCACAATTAGGTACATGCGGTGGGCTTCCGGGGAAGAAGAGGTCAATTTCCGGGGCTGGTTGGACGAGTTCGAGAATGCCCATCCGAATATTAAAGTCGAGTCGGAATTTTTGCCTTACGAAACCTATAGTTCCAAGGTGAAAACCGATTTGATCTCGGGCAACGCGCCGGACGTCATCGCATTCTCTTCAAGCGAATGGTTCGCTTACATTTATTCGAACGTCTTCCTGGACCTCAATACGTTGCCGGGAGCGAAAGAAGCGTTCGGTCAGTTAACCGAGGATTCGGTTGCAGCGTTTAACGTGGAAGGCGCGCAATTGGGTGCTCCGATCGGGGTGGGCAGGAGAGTTCCTTTCATCAACAAGGATTTGTTCGACAAGGCAAACGTACCGCTTCCTTCCCAGACCGAGCCGATGACCGCGCTTCAATGGGTGGAGATGATGAAGAAGGTTCAAGCGGGACTTGAGGGCGATATGATGGCGGCCAATCTGTTTCCCGAGGAGTTATTGTACTCGTTGGCGCTGAGCGCCGGGTCGCCGGTGCTTTCGCAAGACGGCAAAAAGGTGCTAGTGAATACGCCGGACGGCGTAAAAGCGATTCAAGCGTTCAAGGACATCATGGCCAGCGGGGCGCAAGTGCCGATTCTCGATGTATGGAAAGGCGCTTACGGCAATCCGGACAGCGCGATATCGACCGGGAAAGTAGCGATCGGTTGGACGGGAACATGGAGCGTAAAAGCGCTGAAAGAGGCTAATATCAACTATATGTCCATCCCGGCGCCGATCGTAGAGGGTGGGAAAGTGACTCAGGTCGGTTATCTGAACTCGCATGCCATCCCGTCTGCTTCGAAAAATCAAGAAGCCGCTTGGGAGCTTGTCAAGTGGATGATCTCCAAGGAAGGCCAGCTTTCGTTCGGCAAGTTCTCCGATCTTCCCGTTCACAAAGAAGCGCTGGACGAAACGCAGAAAGCATTGGAAGCGGAAGATCCGAACGCCTTTGCCGGGTTTGCCGCGGCCAAGGCGAGCGTCGTTCCGACTCCGCCGTTTCCTTCGGACTTCGATACGTTGAGGACGGGGCTGCAAAGCAAGCTCGTGTCGGGAAAAGTAACCGCGCAGCAATTTGCCGAGCAATTGGTACAAGAAGGCCAGCCAATGTTGGATGTTTATCAAGCGAATATCGGTAAGTAA